Within the Oceanimonas doudoroffii genome, the region GTTGCCGTAAACGCGAATGCCGACATTGGCGGAGAAACTGGCGCCGTCGGACTGCTTGATGCGTTTGTCACGGCCCAGCGCCGCGCGCTCACAACGCAGTGCCAGCTCGATGCCGTCGGCGGGCTCCATGGCACGGGGAAAGCACAGCTCAAGGGTAGGCGCATTCCAGGCCAGCTGGTCGGCATCGGCCAGGCCGGCATGAGGATCGGCGGTGGTATAGCGGGAAATATCCAGCGCCGCCGCCACGGTGCGGGCAATGGCGTCGGGGCGCAGATCCGAGGTGGATGCCGAGCCCTTGCGGCCGTCTCTGTACACGGCGATGCCGAGGGCACCGTCCTTGTTGAACTCGATGTTCTCCAGTTCGGCATTGCGGGTGTTCACCGACAGCCCGGTCTGCTTGCTGATGGACACCTCCGCCGCCTCGGCACCCAGGCGTTTGGCGCTTTCCAGCGCCTGCTCTACCGCCATCTCAAGCTGGCGCTGTTCGATTTGAATCTCTTCGGGAGTCATAGTGAATTCGCTGGTTCCGTTTGCCGTTAGCATAACAGACCCCTGCGCCCCTTGGGAGAAGCTGGTAATATATTCACCATCACCGATTTGCAAGAGACATACCATGCGCCATCACGACGACCACTCAGACCACGACGACGATATCGAGTGGGTCAGTAAAAGCGAAATGAAGCGGGAAAGCCACGCCCTGCAGCAACTGGGCCTGGACCTGGTCAGGCTTAAGGCCAGCGATCTGGCCAAGGTGCCCCTGGACGAAGAGCTGAAGGATGCCATCGAGCTGGCGCACAAGCTTTCCAACAAGCGCGAGGCCCTGCGTCGTCACCTGCAGTTTATCGGCAAGCTGATGCGCAGCCGGGACGTCACCGCCATTCGCGAGGCGCTCAACGCTTTTGATCAGAAGAACGCCGTGGTCAACGCCCATTTTCACAAGCTGGAGCAATGGCGGGACCGCCTGATCCGCGAGGGCGACAAGGGCGTGGATGCCCTGATGGCCGAATATCGCGGACTGGATCGACAGAAGCTGCGTCAGCTGGCCCGCACCGGTCGCAAGGAGCAGGCCGCCGGCCTGCCGCCCAAGGCCTACCGGGAGCTGTTTCAGTATCTGAAGCAACACCTGGATCAGTAATACGACC harbors:
- the yjgA gene encoding ribosome biogenesis factor YjgA, with translation MRHHDDHSDHDDDIEWVSKSEMKRESHALQQLGLDLVRLKASDLAKVPLDEELKDAIELAHKLSNKREALRRHLQFIGKLMRSRDVTAIREALNAFDQKNAVVNAHFHKLEQWRDRLIREGDKGVDALMAEYRGLDRQKLRQLARTGRKEQAAGLPPKAYRELFQYLKQHLDQ